A stretch of Deinococcus sedimenti DNA encodes these proteins:
- a CDS encoding carbohydrate ABC transporter permease: protein MKGLSKDRLWSIAVLTPSIILIAVFVYGFIARSVYVSMTDWGNDPAQALALNPIIRWVGFTNYQDLFTGFLQGRFRQELVSTIFFTLFFILGCLGLGLGLALILDRNPRGEGLWRTIFLFPMSLSFIVTGTIWRWMLQPEGGVNQAPTLFGGQSGTFAWLSSTDAILKFDWNKLPLLTASVVGLVLVVMAVRAARSGDRTRTLVAGACAALLFLWALFIGPNVKLLPAPELHGFNLALIGIIIAAVWQMSGYTMALYLAGLRGIPEELREAAKVDGANDLGMYQHVIFPLLAPITLSAMIVLGHISLKIFDLVYAMAGPDNIATSVPALNMYLTSFRQNQFALGAAIGTILLILVAFVIVPYLASQFRTEEGHA from the coding sequence ATGAAAGGCCTGAGTAAAGACCGCCTGTGGTCCATTGCCGTCCTGACGCCCAGCATCATCCTGATCGCGGTGTTCGTGTACGGATTCATCGCGCGCAGCGTGTACGTCAGCATGACCGACTGGGGCAACGACCCCGCGCAGGCCCTGGCCCTCAACCCCATCATCCGCTGGGTGGGCTTCACCAACTACCAGGACCTGTTCACCGGCTTCCTCCAGGGGCGCTTCCGGCAGGAACTCGTCAGCACCATCTTCTTCACGCTGTTCTTCATCCTGGGCTGCCTGGGTCTGGGCCTGGGCCTCGCGCTGATCCTGGACCGTAACCCGCGCGGCGAAGGGCTGTGGCGCACCATCTTCCTGTTCCCCATGAGCCTGTCGTTCATCGTGACCGGCACCATCTGGCGCTGGATGCTGCAACCCGAAGGCGGCGTGAACCAGGCGCCCACCCTGTTCGGCGGTCAGAGCGGCACGTTCGCGTGGCTGAGCAGCACCGACGCCATCCTGAAATTCGACTGGAACAAGCTGCCCCTGCTGACCGCCAGCGTCGTCGGCCTGGTGCTGGTCGTCATGGCCGTCCGGGCCGCGCGCAGCGGCGACCGCACCCGCACCCTGGTCGCCGGGGCGTGCGCCGCGCTGCTGTTCCTGTGGGCGCTGTTCATCGGCCCGAACGTCAAGCTGCTGCCCGCCCCGGAACTGCACGGCTTCAACCTCGCCCTCATCGGCATCATCATCGCCGCCGTGTGGCAGATGAGCGGCTACACCATGGCCCTGTACCTCGCGGGCCTGCGCGGCATCCCCGAAGAACTCCGCGAGGCCGCCAAGGTCGACGGCGCCAACGACCTCGGCATGTACCAGCACGTCATCTTCCCGCTGCTGGCGCCCATCACCCTGAGCGCCATGATCGTCCTGGGTCACATCAGCCTGAAGATCTTCGACCTCGTGTACGCCATGGCCGGACCGGACAACATCGCCACCAGCGTCCCGGCACTGAACATGTACCTCACCAGCTTCCGGCAGAACCAGTTCGCGCTGGGCGCCGCGATCGGCACCATCCTGCTGATCCTCGTGGCGTTCGTGATCGTTCCCTACCTCGCCTCCCAGTTCCGCACCGAGGAAGGCCACGCATGA
- a CDS encoding YbjN domain-containing protein — MTRTLLAATLVLSLAAPAVAGGAAAPSTQVQAATPAAVMASLKAAGYRVTMNPTSPDRDPTMTVTAGDRELQVWLSSCANGVCGRVTASSSWDYSDAEELDTEFLNEWNSNYYTQAYLYEGSVYLDSTMPIRGGYTQATLKAWMTDYLDDVSAFEDELPSE, encoded by the coding sequence ATGACCCGCACCCTGCTGGCTGCCACCCTCGTCCTCTCGCTTGCCGCGCCCGCCGTCGCCGGGGGGGCCGCCGCGCCCAGCACGCAGGTGCAGGCCGCCACGCCCGCCGCCGTCATGGCCAGCCTGAAAGCCGCCGGCTACCGGGTCACCATGAACCCCACCAGCCCCGACCGCGACCCCACCATGACCGTCACCGCCGGCGACCGCGAACTGCAGGTGTGGCTCAGCAGCTGCGCGAACGGCGTGTGCGGCCGCGTGACCGCCAGCAGCTCCTGGGACTACAGCGACGCCGAGGAACTCGACACCGAATTCCTGAACGAGTGGAACAGCAACTACTACACCCAGGCGTACCTGTACGAGGGCAGCGTCTACCTCGATAGCACCATGCCCATCCGCGGCGGGTACACCCAGGCCACCCTGAAAGCCTGGATGACCGATTACCTCGACGATGTCAGCGCCTTCGAGGACGAACTGCCCAGCGAGTAA
- a CDS encoding GIY-YIG nuclease family protein — translation MTPDKPYYVYALKDPRQHPARPFYIGKGTGTRAHDHLIRPDHTPKGDRIREIEGAGAQVLVSYLVEHLTEAEALRLEAELIAAFGTQASGGLLTNTVLPSGLGGKERPGLTVPAGAPEKAQVGLTLLKDAVLEFAQANPGGVKNAEVASLLGLRSDYGGGSKDYLSYSLLGLLMREGKIGRNGKGRHVAQVK, via the coding sequence GTGACACCGGACAAGCCGTACTACGTGTACGCCCTGAAGGACCCGCGCCAGCACCCGGCGCGGCCCTTCTACATCGGGAAGGGCACGGGCACGCGCGCCCACGATCACCTGATCCGCCCGGACCACACCCCCAAGGGTGACCGCATCCGCGAGATCGAGGGCGCCGGGGCGCAGGTCCTCGTGAGTTATCTGGTGGAGCACCTGACCGAGGCCGAGGCGCTGCGGCTGGAGGCGGAACTGATCGCGGCGTTCGGCACGCAGGCCAGCGGCGGACTCCTGACGAACACCGTGCTGCCCTCGGGCCTGGGCGGCAAGGAGCGTCCCGGCCTGACCGTGCCCGCAGGCGCCCCGGAGAAAGCGCAGGTCGGCCTGACGCTGCTCAAGGACGCCGTGCTGGAGTTCGCGCAGGCCAACCCGGGCGGCGTGAAGAACGCCGAGGTCGCCAGCCTGCTGGGCCTGCGCAGTGACTACGGGGGCGGCTCGAAGGACTACCTCTCGTACAGCCTGCTGGGCCTGCTGATGCGGGAAGGCAAGATCGGACGCAACGGAAAAGGACGGCACGTGGCGCAGGTGAAATGA
- a CDS encoding carbohydrate ABC transporter permease, whose product MTTTAPANAAPTATPRRPLKPGRILMYALLILAALFFLVPVYLLLATALKSPDAINLATTWHWPAALNWASFSDAWAKIGGNVLNSLFLAVTATLLSALLGSLNGYALSKWKFRGANTMFALMLFGMFIPYQAILIPLFQFIKSLGLYGSIWGLVLAHVVYGIPITTLIFRNFYADVPDALIEAATIDGAGFWQIYGRVIFPISIPGFVVVIIWQFTQVWNEFLFAATLTNTTSQPVTYALSQLAGGQAVSWNLPMAGAILAALPTLLVYILLGRYFVRGLLAGSVKG is encoded by the coding sequence ATGACCACCACCGCCCCCGCCAACGCCGCCCCCACCGCCACGCCCCGCCGCCCCCTGAAACCCGGGCGGATCCTGATGTACGCCCTGCTGATCCTGGCCGCGCTGTTCTTCCTCGTGCCGGTGTACCTGCTGCTCGCCACCGCCCTGAAAAGCCCGGATGCGATCAACCTGGCCACCACCTGGCACTGGCCCGCCGCGCTGAACTGGGCCAGCTTCAGCGACGCCTGGGCCAAGATCGGCGGAAACGTCCTGAACAGCCTCTTCCTGGCCGTCACCGCCACCCTGCTCAGCGCCCTGCTGGGTAGCCTGAACGGCTACGCCCTGAGCAAATGGAAGTTCCGCGGCGCGAACACCATGTTCGCCCTGATGCTCTTCGGGATGTTCATCCCGTACCAGGCGATCCTGATCCCCCTGTTCCAGTTCATCAAGAGCCTCGGCCTGTACGGCAGCATCTGGGGTCTGGTCCTGGCGCACGTCGTGTACGGCATTCCCATCACGACCCTGATCTTCCGCAACTTCTACGCCGACGTGCCCGACGCTCTGATCGAGGCCGCCACCATCGACGGCGCCGGCTTCTGGCAGATCTACGGCCGGGTCATCTTCCCGATCAGCATCCCCGGCTTCGTCGTCGTGATCATCTGGCAGTTCACGCAGGTCTGGAACGAATTCCTGTTCGCCGCCACCCTGACCAACACCACCAGCCAGCCCGTCACGTACGCCCTGTCCCAACTCGCGGGCGGACAGGCCGTCAGCTGGAACCTCCCCATGGCCGGCGCGATCCTCGCCGCGCTCCCCACCCTGCTCGTGTACATCCTGCTCGGCCGTTACTTCGTGCGCGGCCTGCTCGCCGGGTCCGTCAAGGGCTGA
- a CDS encoding ABC transporter substrate-binding protein: MKKALLLAAALAVTTSASAAGKLEIFSWWSGDEGPALEALIKLYKAKYPSVTVDNATVSGGAGTNAKAVLKTRMLGGTPPDSFQAHAGQELIGTWVVAGRMEDLSGLFKSEGWNKVFPKDLVKLISSKGGTWSVPVNVHRSNVMWYNPAKLKAWGVTAPKTWPEFLKTCSTLKAKGVAAPLVVGENWTQQHLWESVMIGTIGAANWENLWAGKLKFTDPKVVGGFTTFGKVMDCANKDASGLSWQQASDRIISGQSAFNVMGDWAAGYFTTTKKLTPMGGFGWAPAPGTTKTFVMLADSFGLPKGAKDRAEAMNWLKILGSKAGQDAFNPLKGSIAARTDSDLSKYNTYSRSAAADWKSNKIVGSLVHGAVAPESFTSAFGAIIDQFVASKNSAGAAAAAQQLAVRAGISK, encoded by the coding sequence ATGAAAAAAGCACTGCTGCTCGCCGCCGCCCTCGCCGTCACCACCAGCGCCTCCGCCGCTGGCAAACTGGAGATCTTCTCCTGGTGGTCCGGTGACGAGGGTCCCGCCCTCGAAGCCCTGATCAAGCTGTACAAGGCCAAGTACCCCAGCGTCACGGTCGACAACGCCACCGTGTCCGGCGGCGCCGGCACCAACGCCAAGGCCGTCCTGAAAACCCGCATGCTGGGCGGCACGCCCCCCGACTCCTTCCAGGCGCACGCCGGGCAGGAACTCATCGGCACCTGGGTCGTCGCCGGACGCATGGAAGACCTGAGCGGTCTGTTCAAGAGCGAAGGCTGGAACAAGGTCTTCCCCAAGGACCTCGTCAAGCTGATCAGCAGCAAGGGCGGCACCTGGAGCGTGCCCGTGAACGTGCACCGCAGCAACGTCATGTGGTACAACCCCGCCAAACTCAAGGCCTGGGGCGTCACCGCACCCAAGACCTGGCCCGAATTCCTCAAGACCTGCTCCACCCTGAAAGCCAAAGGTGTCGCCGCGCCCCTGGTCGTCGGTGAGAACTGGACCCAGCAGCACCTCTGGGAAAGCGTCATGATCGGCACCATCGGCGCCGCCAACTGGGAGAACCTGTGGGCCGGGAAGCTGAAGTTCACCGATCCCAAGGTCGTGGGCGGCTTCACCACCTTCGGCAAGGTCATGGACTGCGCCAACAAGGACGCCAGCGGCCTCAGCTGGCAGCAGGCCAGCGACCGCATCATCAGCGGCCAGAGTGCCTTCAACGTCATGGGCGACTGGGCGGCCGGGTACTTCACCACCACCAAGAAGCTCACCCCCATGGGCGGCTTCGGCTGGGCCCCCGCCCCCGGCACCACCAAGACCTTCGTGATGCTCGCCGACTCCTTCGGCCTGCCCAAGGGCGCCAAGGACCGCGCCGAGGCCATGAACTGGCTGAAGATCCTGGGCAGCAAGGCCGGACAGGACGCCTTCAACCCCCTCAAGGGCTCCATCGCCGCGCGCACCGACAGTGACCTGAGCAAGTACAACACCTACAGCCGCAGCGCCGCCGCCGACTGGAAGAGCAACAAGATCGTCGGCAGCCTCGTGCACGGCGCCGTCGCCCCCGAAAGCTTCACCAGCGCCTTCGGCGCGATCATCGACCAGTTCGTCGCCAGCAAGAACAGCGCCGGCGCTGCCGCCGCCGCGCAGCAGCTGGCCGTGCGCGCCGGCATCAGCAAGTAA
- a CDS encoding bifunctional nicotinamide-nucleotide adenylyltransferase/Nudix hydroxylase, whose translation MTSPALPPRRRRTFGVYIGRFEPPHAAHLAVMLEALQSVQKLIVVIGSARAARNIKNPFTAEERQDLISAMLRGAGIPRTRVLFVHVRDYYYNEALWLSEVQAGVTAHTRGSTDVALIGHIKDESSYYLRSFPAWEFIPTHVVSPLSATDVRRAYFEGRPDTVQGMVPPAVHAFLTTFQTTPDYRDLRDEYEYLARYRAAWKDAPYPPIFVTTDAVITRSGHVLLVRRGGLPGRGRLAMPGGFLEQNETLLDCCVREVQEETGLGTALDLKAALRAQAVFDYPDRSLRGRTITHAFHFDLGIGQLPRLSGGSDASEALWMPLSDVLARPELFFEDHHAIIEHFVMRG comes from the coding sequence ATGACCAGCCCTGCTCTGCCCCCGCGCCGCCGCCGCACCTTCGGCGTGTACATCGGCCGCTTCGAACCCCCACACGCCGCGCACCTCGCCGTGATGCTCGAAGCGCTCCAGAGCGTCCAGAAACTCATCGTCGTCATCGGCAGCGCCCGCGCCGCCCGCAACATCAAGAACCCCTTCACCGCCGAGGAACGCCAGGACCTCATCAGCGCCATGCTCCGGGGCGCCGGCATCCCCAGGACACGCGTGCTGTTCGTGCACGTCCGCGACTACTACTACAACGAGGCCCTGTGGCTCAGCGAAGTCCAGGCCGGCGTCACCGCCCACACGCGCGGCAGCACCGACGTCGCCCTCATCGGCCACATCAAGGACGAAAGCAGCTACTACCTTCGCTCCTTCCCCGCCTGGGAATTCATCCCCACCCACGTCGTCAGTCCCCTGAGCGCCACCGACGTCCGCCGCGCCTACTTCGAAGGCCGCCCCGACACCGTGCAGGGCATGGTCCCCCCCGCCGTCCACGCCTTCCTGACCACCTTCCAGACCACCCCCGACTACCGCGACCTGCGCGACGAATACGAATACCTCGCCCGCTACCGCGCCGCCTGGAAAGACGCCCCCTACCCCCCCATCTTCGTCACGACCGACGCCGTCATCACCCGCAGCGGCCACGTCCTGCTCGTGCGGCGCGGCGGCCTGCCCGGCCGGGGGCGACTCGCCATGCCCGGCGGCTTCCTCGAACAGAACGAAACCCTCCTCGACTGCTGCGTCCGCGAAGTGCAGGAAGAAACCGGACTGGGCACGGCCCTCGACCTGAAAGCCGCGCTGCGCGCCCAGGCGGTCTTCGACTACCCCGACCGCAGCCTGCGCGGCCGCACCATCACGCACGCCTTCCACTTCGACCTCGGCATCGGGCAGCTGCCACGCCTCAGCGGCGGCAGCGACGCCAGCGAGGCCCTCTGGATGCCGCTCAGCGACGTCCTGGCCCGCCCCGAACTGTTCTTCGAGGACCACCACGCCATCATCGAACACTTCGTCATGCGCGGATAG
- a CDS encoding ROK family protein, with protein sequence MLHADSHSPDTLDLAAIRARHTLLLLGLLWDRDLARVDIARELGLSRSAISSIVTELISVGLVQEVGTRGTGGVGRRATLLNLNTRAAALLAIDLGASHARVDALDLHCRPLATRTVGHDIALGPQATYALLRDLTAQVLADANLHAAQIALVGIGVPGPVDHDTGRVVQPPNMPGWDGENVRAALQDALNLEVLVDNDANLGALAEARFGAHRGIQDLIYVKVATGIGAGVLLGGRLHRGTRGGAGEIGHISINEQGPVGRSGNPGSLESYAAAQVIENHARSLRLQGHPTSLPDPLTIEDLLAHAGSDPLARVVWEEAGHHLGVAISTTLNLFNPAAVIIGGRLSQAGDVLLRAIRVSAQSRTMRINADRTRIDLGTLGQDAGVLGAGAMMLDSLFTPRGLPHLYGIARMNQNARDLAGSRAPPPATRPAPRTLNAPVSHGGTP encoded by the coding sequence ATGTTGCACGCCGACTCCCACAGCCCGGACACCCTGGACCTCGCGGCCATCCGCGCGCGGCACACCCTGCTGCTGCTCGGCCTGCTGTGGGACCGGGACCTGGCCCGCGTGGACATCGCCCGCGAACTGGGCCTGTCCCGCAGCGCCATCAGTTCCATCGTCACGGAACTGATCAGCGTCGGACTGGTGCAGGAAGTCGGCACGCGCGGCACCGGCGGCGTCGGACGGCGCGCCACCCTGCTGAACCTCAACACCCGCGCCGCCGCGCTGCTCGCGATCGACCTGGGCGCCAGCCACGCCCGCGTGGACGCCCTGGACCTCCACTGCCGCCCCCTGGCCACCCGCACCGTTGGGCACGACATCGCCCTGGGTCCCCAGGCCACCTACGCCCTGCTGCGCGACCTGACCGCCCAGGTGCTCGCCGACGCGAACCTGCACGCCGCGCAGATAGCCCTGGTTGGCATCGGCGTTCCCGGGCCCGTCGACCACGACACCGGCCGCGTCGTGCAGCCCCCCAACATGCCCGGCTGGGACGGCGAGAACGTCCGCGCCGCCCTGCAGGACGCCCTGAACCTCGAGGTCCTCGTGGACAACGACGCCAACCTGGGCGCCCTGGCCGAGGCCCGCTTCGGCGCGCACCGCGGCATCCAGGACCTCATCTACGTGAAGGTCGCCACCGGCATCGGCGCCGGCGTGCTGCTCGGCGGACGCCTGCACCGCGGCACGCGCGGCGGGGCCGGAGAGATCGGGCACATCAGCATCAACGAGCAGGGCCCCGTCGGCCGCAGCGGCAACCCCGGCAGCCTGGAAAGCTACGCCGCCGCGCAGGTCATCGAGAACCACGCCCGCAGCCTCCGCCTCCAGGGGCACCCCACCAGCCTCCCCGATCCCCTGACCATCGAGGACCTGCTCGCCCACGCGGGCAGCGACCCCCTGGCCCGCGTCGTGTGGGAGGAAGCCGGACACCACCTGGGCGTGGCGATCAGCACCACCCTGAACCTGTTCAACCCGGCCGCCGTGATCATCGGCGGGCGCCTCTCCCAGGCGGGCGACGTGCTGCTGCGCGCCATCCGCGTCAGCGCCCAGAGCCGCACCATGCGCATCAACGCCGACCGCACCCGCATCGACCTGGGCACGCTCGGCCAGGACGCCGGCGTGCTGGGTGCCGGCGCCATGATGCTCGATTCCCTCTTCACCCCACGGGGCCTGCCGCACCTGTACGGCATCGCCCGCATGAACCAGAACGCCCGGGACCTCGCGGGCAGCCGCGCCCCACCCCCGGCCACCCGGCCCGCCCCCCGAACCCTGAACGCACCCGTTTCTCACGGAGGAACACCATGA